A portion of the Ascaphus truei isolate aAscTru1 chromosome 14, aAscTru1.hap1, whole genome shotgun sequence genome contains these proteins:
- the LOC142465681 gene encoding uncharacterized protein LOC142465681 isoform X1, producing the protein MADDPRRTMIQFWEEHSQNATVEEMMLDASARLISKEEKPEIISLLPCIDGLSVLELGAGIGRFTGHIAKLASHVTAVDFMQNFIDKNREDNGYRGNITFVQADVTQLELPNQSFDFIFSNWLFMYLSDAELVSMTQRMLGWLKPGGYLFFRESCFFQSGDSERKFNPTVYRTPAEYNHLLTSVSSLSEDCGFEIVMSKSVQTYIKIKKNQNQVCWLLQSVPRVPGANQGYTTFQQFLDNQQYSRRSILRYEKIFGEGFVSTGGLHTTQEFISMLNLQPGQRVIDVGCGIGGGDVYMAKTYGVEVLGMDLSSNMVEIAMERAIKEKTPLVQFEIGDATRRIFPESSFDVVYSRDTILHISDKGALFRRFYSWLKPGGKLLITDYCCGERPWSPIFQEYVKQRGYILYTPREYGQELQKVGFVNIQALDRTKQFVHVLNTELRRTQEIKEEFQESFSEEDYNYIIDGWNEKLHRCSLGDQRWGLFYAEKPLDIIS; encoded by the exons ATGGCAGATG ACCCCCGTCGGACCATGATCCAGTTCTGGGAGGAACACTCCCAGAATGCCACCGTGGAGGAGATGATGCTCGATGCCAGCGCTCGGCTCATATCCAAAGAGGAGAAGCCGGAGATTATCTCTCTGTTACCCTGTATTGACGGTCTCTCTGTGCTGGAACTCGGTGCCGGAATcgg TCGCTTCACGGGGCATATCGCTAAGCTGGCCTCTCACGTCACTGCCGTGGACTTCATGCAGAACTTTATCGACAAGAACCGCGAGGACAACGGTTACCGCGGAAACATCACCTTCGTGCAGGCTGACGTCACACAGCTGGAGCTGCCTAATCAGAG TTTTGACTTCATCTTCTCTAACTGGCTGTTCATGTACCTGTCGGATGCGGAGTTAGTGTCGATGACGCAAAGGATGCTGGGATGGCTCAAACCAGGAGGATACCTATTTTTCAGAGAGTCCTGCTTCTTCCAGTCTG GAGACTCTGAGAGGAAGTTTAACCCCACGGTGTACCGCACGCCCGCAGAGTATAACCACCTTCTGACGTCAGTCTCCTCATTATCAGAAGACTGCGGCTTTGAGATCGTTATGTCAAAGTCTGTGCAGACCTATATAAAG ATAAAGAAGAATCAGAACCAGGTGTGCTGGCTCCTGCAGAGCGTCCCGCGGGTGCCCGGAGCTAATCAGGGTTACACCACCTTCCAGCAGTTCCTGGATAACCAGCAGTACTCCCGGAGGAGCATCTTGAGATATGAGAAGATATTCGGGGAGGGCTTCGTCAGTACGGGGGGGCTACACACTACGCag GAGTTTATCTCCATGTTGAACCTGCAACCTGGTCAGCGTGTCATTGACGTGGGCTGTGGCATCGGCGGGGGAGACGTCTACATGGCCAAG ACGTATGGGGTGGAAGTCCTGGGGATGGACCTGTCGTCTAACATGGTGGAGATTGCCATGGAGAGAGCCATCAAGGAGAAGACTCCTCTG gtccaatTTGAGATTGGAGACGCCACCAGAAGGATCTTCCCTGAGTCGTCATTTGACGTGGTGTACAGCAGGGACACTATCCTACACATCAGTGACAAGGGCGCCCTCTTCAGGAGATTTTAT TCCTGGCTGAAGCCCGGGGGGAAGCTTCTGATCACAGATTACTGCTGTGGGGAACGTCCCTGGTCTCCCATCTTCCAAGAATATGTGAAACAAAGAGGCTATATCCTGTATACCCCCCGGGAGTATGGACAG GAACTGCAGAAGGTCGGCTTTGTTAATATTCAGGCTCTGGACCGGACCAAGCAGTTTGTACATGTTCTGAACACAGAGCTCAGACGGACCCAGGAGATCAAGGAGGAATTCCAAGAG
- the LOC142465681 gene encoding uncharacterized protein LOC142465681 isoform X2, whose product MIQFWEEHSQNATVEEMMLDASARLISKEEKPEIISLLPCIDGLSVLELGAGIGRFTGHIAKLASHVTAVDFMQNFIDKNREDNGYRGNITFVQADVTQLELPNQSFDFIFSNWLFMYLSDAELVSMTQRMLGWLKPGGYLFFRESCFFQSGDSERKFNPTVYRTPAEYNHLLTSVSSLSEDCGFEIVMSKSVQTYIKIKKNQNQVCWLLQSVPRVPGANQGYTTFQQFLDNQQYSRRSILRYEKIFGEGFVSTGGLHTTQEFISMLNLQPGQRVIDVGCGIGGGDVYMAKTYGVEVLGMDLSSNMVEIAMERAIKEKTPLVQFEIGDATRRIFPESSFDVVYSRDTILHISDKGALFRRFYSWLKPGGKLLITDYCCGERPWSPIFQEYVKQRGYILYTPREYGQELQKVGFVNIQALDRTKQFVHVLNTELRRTQEIKEEFQESFSEEDYNYIIDGWNEKLHRCSLGDQRWGLFYAEKPLDIIS is encoded by the exons ATGATCCAGTTCTGGGAGGAACACTCCCAGAATGCCACCGTGGAGGAGATGATGCTCGATGCCAGCGCTCGGCTCATATCCAAAGAGGAGAAGCCGGAGATTATCTCTCTGTTACCCTGTATTGACGGTCTCTCTGTGCTGGAACTCGGTGCCGGAATcgg TCGCTTCACGGGGCATATCGCTAAGCTGGCCTCTCACGTCACTGCCGTGGACTTCATGCAGAACTTTATCGACAAGAACCGCGAGGACAACGGTTACCGCGGAAACATCACCTTCGTGCAGGCTGACGTCACACAGCTGGAGCTGCCTAATCAGAG TTTTGACTTCATCTTCTCTAACTGGCTGTTCATGTACCTGTCGGATGCGGAGTTAGTGTCGATGACGCAAAGGATGCTGGGATGGCTCAAACCAGGAGGATACCTATTTTTCAGAGAGTCCTGCTTCTTCCAGTCTG GAGACTCTGAGAGGAAGTTTAACCCCACGGTGTACCGCACGCCCGCAGAGTATAACCACCTTCTGACGTCAGTCTCCTCATTATCAGAAGACTGCGGCTTTGAGATCGTTATGTCAAAGTCTGTGCAGACCTATATAAAG ATAAAGAAGAATCAGAACCAGGTGTGCTGGCTCCTGCAGAGCGTCCCGCGGGTGCCCGGAGCTAATCAGGGTTACACCACCTTCCAGCAGTTCCTGGATAACCAGCAGTACTCCCGGAGGAGCATCTTGAGATATGAGAAGATATTCGGGGAGGGCTTCGTCAGTACGGGGGGGCTACACACTACGCag GAGTTTATCTCCATGTTGAACCTGCAACCTGGTCAGCGTGTCATTGACGTGGGCTGTGGCATCGGCGGGGGAGACGTCTACATGGCCAAG ACGTATGGGGTGGAAGTCCTGGGGATGGACCTGTCGTCTAACATGGTGGAGATTGCCATGGAGAGAGCCATCAAGGAGAAGACTCCTCTG gtccaatTTGAGATTGGAGACGCCACCAGAAGGATCTTCCCTGAGTCGTCATTTGACGTGGTGTACAGCAGGGACACTATCCTACACATCAGTGACAAGGGCGCCCTCTTCAGGAGATTTTAT TCCTGGCTGAAGCCCGGGGGGAAGCTTCTGATCACAGATTACTGCTGTGGGGAACGTCCCTGGTCTCCCATCTTCCAAGAATATGTGAAACAAAGAGGCTATATCCTGTATACCCCCCGGGAGTATGGACAG GAACTGCAGAAGGTCGGCTTTGTTAATATTCAGGCTCTGGACCGGACCAAGCAGTTTGTACATGTTCTGAACACAGAGCTCAGACGGACCCAGGAGATCAAGGAGGAATTCCAAGAG